The Nonlabens spongiae genome contains a region encoding:
- a CDS encoding class I SAM-dependent methyltransferase — protein MKTKKPWPTKAAMDQIYKLGLWGKNGDAFYSGEGSHDHEIIAPYIQVVKEFLNSFENKLSVCDLGCGDFNVGRHFLDQVFSYTAVDIVQDLINHNRSNFHHPKLQFKCLDIATVPLPPADCVFLRQVLQHLSNAEISAIVAKLKTYKYLILTEHLPNGEFVPNLDIISGQGTRLKRNSGVVLTEPPFELDVVEEKEILAVDLGGKMGRIVTKLFTLR, from the coding sequence ATGAAAACCAAAAAACCATGGCCCACCAAAGCCGCAATGGACCAGATCTATAAATTAGGTCTATGGGGTAAGAACGGTGACGCATTCTATTCTGGAGAAGGTTCTCACGATCATGAAATAATTGCGCCGTATATCCAAGTGGTTAAAGAATTTTTGAATTCTTTTGAAAACAAATTGTCCGTTTGCGATTTGGGTTGCGGCGATTTCAATGTGGGCAGACATTTTCTTGATCAGGTTTTCAGTTATACAGCGGTTGATATTGTTCAAGATTTGATTAATCATAACAGATCCAACTTTCACCACCCCAAGTTACAATTTAAGTGCCTCGATATCGCAACAGTTCCCCTTCCCCCAGCCGATTGCGTATTCTTACGCCAAGTCCTGCAGCATTTATCGAATGCTGAGATCTCAGCCATTGTAGCTAAACTCAAAACCTACAAGTATCTTATACTGACTGAACATTTACCTAATGGTGAATTCGTCCCGAATCTAGACATCATCTCAGGTCAAGGAACGCGATTGAAGAGGAATAGCGGTGTGGTTCTTACTGAGCCGCCATTCGAATTGGATGTTGTTGAGGAGAAGGAGATACTGGCGGTTGATTTAGGTGGTAAGATGGGGAGGATAGTGACTAAATTGTTTACTTTAAGGTAG